The following are from one region of the Bradyrhizobium septentrionale genome:
- a CDS encoding MFS transporter, which translates to MTRQAGSLQGGILTTAPWMTVFGVVLLSPVLPFMMKDFAHHPNAQVLVTTVLAGPAVIIALLSPFVGVLVRRFGRKNCLMASIVVYAIAGCAPFWLTDIYHIIASRMIVGATEAILTAVATVLTVDYFSGRARERWLAFQFGSASVIAVFAFGLGGALGGLAWGWHTPFLVYGFMIVMLPLFFFFLWEPANPVDKFTENAGQSGPFPWKQIAPLWLMTMLASIAFYVVPVQLSFVLNSRGLTTPESIGIASAIANLGVPLGSFLFQAFARQPVMRLLTCGLALFAGGFAMVAAATTPEITVVGAFIACVGGGLVIPLHLTWIMSALPFEQRGLGSGGFAGAFYIGQFFSPIIAGVLAAGTSGLGAAIGVLGWAAGVAALIALVYGLTTLGGSIKLELAEAK; encoded by the coding sequence ATGACGAGACAAGCGGGGTCGTTGCAGGGGGGGATTTTGACCACAGCTCCATGGATGACCGTATTCGGAGTGGTTCTGTTATCGCCGGTTCTGCCGTTCATGATGAAGGATTTCGCGCATCACCCGAATGCGCAAGTGTTGGTTACGACGGTGCTTGCCGGGCCCGCCGTGATAATTGCGCTGCTTTCCCCCTTTGTCGGAGTTTTGGTGAGACGTTTCGGGCGCAAGAACTGCCTGATGGCATCCATTGTCGTTTACGCAATCGCGGGATGCGCGCCGTTTTGGCTTACCGATATCTATCACATCATCGCCAGCCGAATGATCGTCGGTGCTACGGAGGCGATATTGACCGCGGTCGCTACCGTCCTGACGGTGGATTACTTCTCCGGGCGGGCGCGTGAGCGATGGCTGGCGTTTCAGTTCGGTTCCGCATCTGTGATCGCGGTGTTCGCGTTCGGCCTGGGCGGCGCCTTGGGCGGGCTGGCGTGGGGTTGGCACACACCGTTTCTCGTCTACGGCTTCATGATCGTGATGTTGCCGCTGTTCTTCTTCTTCCTGTGGGAGCCGGCCAACCCAGTTGACAAGTTTACCGAAAATGCCGGGCAATCGGGGCCGTTCCCCTGGAAGCAGATCGCGCCGCTGTGGCTGATGACAATGCTCGCGTCCATCGCCTTCTATGTGGTGCCGGTTCAGCTCAGCTTCGTTCTCAATTCTCGTGGACTTACGACTCCCGAAAGCATCGGAATCGCGAGCGCAATCGCCAACCTCGGCGTGCCACTCGGGTCGTTCCTTTTCCAGGCTTTCGCGCGTCAACCCGTGATGCGTTTGCTGACCTGCGGCCTGGCGTTGTTCGCAGGTGGCTTCGCGATGGTTGCGGCGGCTACGACTCCGGAGATTACGGTTGTTGGGGCGTTCATCGCGTGCGTCGGTGGAGGCCTGGTTATCCCGCTCCATTTGACGTGGATCATGTCCGCGCTTCCTTTCGAACAACGGGGGCTAGGGTCTGGTGGGTTCGCAGGCGCGTTTTACATTGGCCAGTTCTTCAGCCCAATTATTGCTGGCGTCCTCGCTGCAGGAACAAGCGGGCTTGGGGCTGCCATCGGCGTGCTGGGCTGGGCGGCCGGCGTGGCGGCGCTTATCGCTCTCGTCTACGGCCTGACGACGCTGGGCGGAAGCATCAAGCTCGAATTGGCTGAAGCAAAGTAG
- a CDS encoding dihydrodipicolinate synthase family protein, whose translation MAAYTKNETRAWTRERMVGAVNCTIPSFTGDLAGINEKAIRHDVALAKKHGFVGSLAIGEVNITLPEYIDFVRIMKEEAGKDFYVMHHASWNTLEQNIEAVQRAERAGADYVLLTYPANFYPQSEEEVYEYTKAFCDATNLGVLLFPMAIWGFSRLHPADISSSLIRRMLDNCPNIGAIKAEGGHPSIMSVIECHRLFSQEVVISMPLEWDLIPLSQLFPIQLSATSDHEFWGPLIPQVMKLLREGKFDEATEIYWRMHPARKVKNQMTQAMTGAFMLNRMQWKFQGWLQGYNGGPLRAPTPRMHENHMMALRNAQRASGLNPSEDPFHEFFIGRNVA comes from the coding sequence ATGGCGGCCTATACGAAGAACGAGACGCGCGCCTGGACGCGCGAAAGGATGGTCGGTGCGGTGAATTGCACGATCCCTTCCTTCACCGGGGATCTCGCCGGCATCAATGAAAAGGCCATCCGTCACGATGTCGCGCTCGCCAAGAAGCACGGCTTCGTGGGATCGCTCGCCATCGGCGAAGTGAACATCACGCTGCCCGAGTATATCGATTTCGTCCGCATCATGAAGGAGGAGGCCGGCAAGGACTTCTACGTCATGCATCATGCGAGCTGGAACACGCTGGAGCAGAACATCGAGGCGGTGCAGCGCGCTGAACGGGCAGGGGCGGACTATGTACTCCTGACCTACCCTGCGAATTTCTATCCGCAGTCCGAGGAGGAAGTCTACGAGTACACCAAGGCGTTTTGCGATGCGACGAACCTCGGCGTTCTGTTGTTTCCGATGGCGATCTGGGGGTTTTCCCGGCTGCATCCGGCGGACATCTCGTCAAGCCTGATCCGGCGCATGTTGGATAATTGTCCGAATATCGGTGCGATCAAGGCGGAGGGCGGCCATCCCTCGATCATGAGTGTGATCGAATGCCACCGGCTCTTCAGCCAAGAGGTCGTGATCTCGATGCCGCTCGAATGGGACCTGATTCCTCTTTCGCAGCTCTTCCCGATCCAGCTATCGGCGACCTCGGACCATGAATTCTGGGGTCCGCTGATTCCGCAGGTGATGAAGCTCCTGCGCGAAGGAAAGTTTGACGAAGCGACGGAAATCTATTGGCGGATGCATCCCGCCCGCAAGGTCAAGAACCAGATGACTCAAGCGATGACGGGCGCCTTCATGTTGAACCGCATGCAGTGGAAATTCCAGGGCTGGCTGCAGGGCTACAATGGTGGCCCGCTGCGCGCGCCGACGCCGCGGATGCACGAGAACCACATGATGGCGCTTCGTAACGCGCAGAGAGCCTCCGGTCTCAATCCGAGCGAAGATCCGTTTCATGAGTTCTTCATCGGCCGCAACGTTGCCTGA
- a CDS encoding 3-keto-5-aminohexanoate cleavage protein yields MSNPTIITCALTGAGDTTGKSPAVPVTPRQIADQAIEAAKAGAAVVHIHVREPSTGAPSVEFGLYAEVVERIRASSTDVVVNLTSGPGSLYAADGLLLQPAPGVNPPMTPQQRLDHILRLKPEICSLDVATLNFGRIAMVNLVNDLEFMGRTISDAGIKPEIEVFDLGHIRLAKHLLELGVLRAPAFFQFCLGVSWGAPAELNVLQLMRDMLPPGALWSAFGVAHDQFKIAAAACELGGHVRVGLEDNLYIAKGKLASSNAELVEEAARIVTRQGSRPASPDEARKLLLGSNNYDRSGAGPDRSPTIPISQANL; encoded by the coding sequence ATGTCCAATCCGACCATCATCACCTGCGCATTGACCGGTGCGGGAGATACGACGGGCAAGAGTCCGGCTGTCCCCGTCACGCCAAGGCAGATCGCCGATCAGGCGATCGAGGCCGCCAAGGCTGGTGCCGCCGTAGTGCATATTCACGTCAGAGAACCGTCGACGGGCGCGCCATCCGTCGAATTCGGATTGTATGCCGAGGTCGTGGAACGTATCCGGGCATCATCGACCGACGTGGTCGTCAACCTGACGAGTGGACCCGGGTCTTTATATGCCGCGGACGGCCTGCTGCTTCAGCCGGCGCCAGGGGTAAATCCCCCCATGACGCCGCAGCAGCGGCTCGATCACATACTCAGGCTCAAGCCGGAAATCTGCAGTCTCGACGTTGCGACGCTCAATTTCGGCAGGATCGCAATGGTGAATCTCGTGAACGATCTCGAGTTCATGGGGCGGACCATCTCCGATGCCGGCATCAAGCCGGAAATCGAAGTGTTCGATCTCGGGCACATCCGGCTGGCCAAGCACTTGCTGGAACTGGGCGTGCTGAGGGCTCCGGCATTCTTCCAGTTCTGCCTCGGCGTTTCCTGGGGCGCTCCAGCCGAGTTGAATGTCCTTCAGTTGATGCGGGACATGCTTCCGCCCGGCGCGCTCTGGAGCGCGTTCGGCGTTGCGCACGACCAATTCAAGATCGCGGCGGCCGCGTGCGAGCTTGGAGGGCATGTGCGGGTTGGCCTGGAGGACAATCTCTACATCGCCAAAGGAAAGCTTGCCTCCAGCAATGCCGAGCTCGTCGAGGAGGCGGCCCGGATCGTGACCCGCCAGGGATCGAGGCCGGCTTCACCCGATGAGGCAAGGAAGCTCCTGCTCGGCAGCAACAATTATGACCGTTCTGGCGCCGGTCCAGATCGCAGCCCAACAATACCAATTAGCCAAGCCAATCTCTGA
- a CDS encoding FAD-dependent oxidoreductase: MGAVKKVFVVGGGIGGLTVAHALQRIGVSTRVIEMGDRRDRIGTGITLLGNALRALAELGLVDACLEGGHGWDIVSVRDGAGTILSEQSSPRIWDPNRPAALGIMRPLLGQTLEDFATKSGAKIDFNTTVTQIDQDNEGVTVHLSNGETDRADLLIAADGVYSKVRQKIFGEEFKPHYAGQGGWRYTVSRTEAMNGFVLYRHPTGRMVGSLPLSKELCYLFFLESTDEKLRIPQDQVCDYLRNLLAPFTAPELVAAANMVGEDKHISYRPFDVLMMPAPWHRGRVVLLGDAAHSLTPQMTSGGGMAIEDALVLSQELDRNDDLETALATYSRRREERARRVYDIAYAICQEERKPEHGRDYSMGLLREGYAFLAAPV, encoded by the coding sequence ATGGGCGCGGTGAAGAAGGTTTTCGTCGTCGGCGGCGGAATTGGCGGTTTGACGGTCGCCCATGCGCTCCAACGGATAGGCGTATCCACCAGAGTCATTGAAATGGGAGACAGGCGTGACCGGATCGGCACCGGCATTACGCTGCTTGGGAACGCCTTGCGGGCACTCGCCGAATTGGGATTGGTGGATGCCTGCCTCGAAGGCGGCCATGGTTGGGACATCGTGTCGGTGCGCGATGGTGCGGGAACGATCCTGAGCGAGCAGTCCTCGCCAAGAATTTGGGACCCCAATCGTCCAGCCGCACTGGGGATCATGCGGCCGCTTTTGGGACAGACCCTGGAGGACTTTGCGACGAAGAGCGGCGCGAAGATCGACTTCAATACAACGGTCACCCAGATTGATCAGGACAATGAAGGGGTGACGGTGCATCTGTCGAACGGCGAGACAGATCGCGCCGATCTGCTGATTGCCGCGGATGGCGTTTATTCCAAGGTCCGCCAGAAAATCTTCGGCGAAGAGTTCAAGCCGCATTATGCCGGCCAAGGGGGGTGGCGTTACACGGTCTCCCGTACCGAGGCCATGAATGGCTTCGTCCTGTATCGCCATCCGACGGGTCGAATGGTGGGCTCGCTGCCGCTGTCGAAGGAACTGTGCTATCTGTTCTTCCTGGAAAGCACGGATGAAAAGCTTCGCATCCCGCAAGATCAGGTATGCGATTATCTCCGTAACCTGCTCGCCCCCTTTACGGCGCCCGAACTGGTCGCGGCTGCCAACATGGTCGGCGAGGACAAGCACATCAGCTACCGCCCATTCGATGTCTTGATGATGCCGGCTCCCTGGCACCGTGGCCGTGTCGTGCTGCTGGGCGATGCGGCCCATTCGCTGACGCCGCAAATGACGTCCGGCGGCGGCATGGCGATCGAGGATGCGCTGGTCCTCTCTCAGGAACTGGATCGGAACGACGATCTGGAGACGGCGCTCGCGACCTATTCCCGTCGGCGTGAGGAAAGGGCCAGGCGCGTATACGACATCGCATACGCCATTTGCCAGGAAGAGCGCAAACCGGAGCATGGTCGGGATTATTCGATGGGCCTTCTTCGCGAAGGCTACGCGTTTCTGGCCGCGCCTGTCTGA
- a CDS encoding TetR/AcrR family transcriptional regulator, with protein sequence MSPEDTDTSDTRSIGRPRDLESRRSILSATMDLLQTVSVADLAIEAVAREAGVSKATIYRWWNSKGALVIDAFMESHFSNTPMPTAVDPRTALKRHLTSLAQYFGGRAGKLVVQILCEGHDKNELLAEFNERFAKNRRRLVQETFERGQKEGLFRSDADPAWAVEMLYAPIYRRLIFGEPLDAEFIRLLCGGVDLLSTDARAKISRPKPKR encoded by the coding sequence ATGAGCCCTGAAGATACCGACACATCGGATACGAGGTCGATCGGAAGACCTCGCGATCTTGAGTCCAGGCGGTCGATTTTGTCGGCAACGATGGACCTGCTCCAAACCGTCTCCGTCGCCGATCTCGCGATCGAGGCTGTTGCTCGCGAGGCAGGGGTCTCAAAGGCAACGATCTATCGTTGGTGGAATAGCAAAGGCGCGCTGGTTATCGATGCGTTCATGGAGTCCCACTTCAGCAATACTCCGATGCCGACTGCCGTTGATCCGCGCACGGCACTCAAGCGGCACCTCACCTCCCTCGCCCAATATTTCGGCGGCCGGGCTGGAAAACTCGTTGTGCAGATCCTCTGTGAAGGTCATGACAAAAACGAGCTGCTCGCCGAGTTCAACGAACGGTTCGCAAAAAACCGGCGACGCCTTGTTCAGGAGACTTTCGAGCGAGGACAAAAGGAAGGATTGTTCAGGTCCGACGCCGACCCTGCATGGGCCGTCGAAATGTTATACGCGCCGATTTATCGTCGCCTCATTTTCGGCGAGCCCCTCGATGCGGAGTTCATCCGGCTTCTTTGCGGGGGCGTTGACCTGCTTTCGACCGATGCAAGAGCGAAGATCTCCCGGCCGAAGCCCAAAAGATAG
- a CDS encoding cupin domain-containing protein: protein MAKPVRRIVTGHRADGRSVILSDDPAPNVHVVPGTPGLAGTVLWVADKTPADIVHQQETAAADRKLSIEPPQGGNVLRIAEFPPDHLYSQEELDKFRKGIGSPEAFDTKARHFFFHKTHTLDYAIVLEGEIWALLDEGETLMRPGDVLIQRGTNHAWSNRSDRICRVAFVLIDADHK, encoded by the coding sequence ATGGCCAAACCTGTGCGTCGCATAGTAACCGGGCATCGCGCTGACGGTCGGTCTGTCATTCTCTCGGATGACCCGGCGCCGAATGTTCACGTCGTGCCGGGTACGCCCGGCCTGGCAGGAACCGTCCTCTGGGTTGCAGACAAGACGCCTGCGGATATCGTGCATCAGCAAGAGACGGCTGCTGCGGATCGCAAGCTGTCCATTGAGCCGCCGCAAGGCGGCAACGTCCTGCGCATCGCCGAATTTCCCCCCGACCACCTCTATTCGCAGGAAGAGCTCGACAAGTTCAGGAAGGGTATCGGCAGCCCCGAAGCGTTCGACACCAAAGCCCGGCATTTCTTCTTCCATAAGACGCACACGCTGGACTACGCGATTGTGCTGGAGGGAGAAATTTGGGCGCTGCTCGATGAGGGCGAGACGCTGATGCGGCCCGGCGATGTCCTGATTCAGCGGGGCACCAATCATGCATGGTCGAACCGCTCCGACCGAATCTGCAGGGTTGCATTCGTCCTAATCGACGCTGACCACAAATAG
- a CDS encoding fumarylacetoacetate hydrolase family protein gives MKLGRISVGTPFGPVTRLVAAEPAKSRVVDLATAEILRRQAKGATQEAAQRLASAIFPASMAAAIGLGDAFLETAHEAAEARGDDAATAISAVNWLSAVDPPVIRDGLTFVKHIKQFHERVGVEPAESLLEIPGYFKGTPFTAVGHDAEVPKPFYTDHFDYELELGYIVGRVCHNRTPEEARQALFGVTIFNDFSARDIQKIELKIGMGPGKGKDCAFGIGPWIVTMDEIGRLDDLEMAVRINGKECSRGNSAETVWSPGELLAYISISEFVQPGDLIGSGTVGNGSGLEIGRKLEVGDVLELEVSRIGTLRNKIGPPEEKRWWPEKRKKFW, from the coding sequence GTGAAGCTCGGACGAATTTCGGTCGGAACTCCGTTCGGACCGGTAACCCGGCTCGTGGCGGCAGAGCCCGCGAAGAGCAGGGTCGTCGATCTCGCAACGGCGGAAATCCTGCGGCGTCAGGCGAAGGGCGCCACGCAAGAAGCAGCGCAGCGGCTGGCGTCAGCGATTTTCCCTGCGAGCATGGCCGCGGCAATCGGCCTCGGCGATGCCTTCCTCGAGACCGCGCATGAGGCCGCGGAGGCCCGCGGCGATGATGCCGCCACCGCCATTTCAGCCGTCAATTGGCTGAGTGCCGTCGATCCCCCTGTCATTCGTGACGGTCTCACCTTCGTGAAGCACATCAAGCAGTTCCACGAACGCGTCGGAGTGGAGCCGGCCGAATCGTTGCTTGAGATTCCCGGCTACTTCAAGGGCACGCCGTTCACCGCCGTCGGACACGATGCCGAAGTTCCGAAGCCGTTCTACACGGATCACTTCGATTACGAATTGGAGCTGGGCTATATCGTCGGCCGTGTCTGCCACAATCGGACGCCCGAAGAAGCGCGACAAGCACTGTTTGGCGTCACGATCTTCAACGATTTTAGCGCGCGCGACATCCAGAAAATCGAACTCAAGATTGGTATGGGTCCGGGGAAGGGCAAGGATTGCGCTTTCGGAATCGGCCCGTGGATCGTGACGATGGACGAGATCGGTCGTCTCGACGATCTCGAGATGGCGGTTCGGATCAACGGCAAGGAATGCTCGCGTGGCAACAGCGCGGAGACCGTTTGGAGCCCCGGCGAGTTGCTGGCCTATATCTCGATTTCGGAGTTCGTGCAGCCGGGCGATTTGATTGGCTCCGGCACAGTCGGCAACGGTTCCGGTCTGGAGATCGGCCGGAAGCTTGAGGTTGGCGACGTCCTGGAGCTTGAAGTCTCCCGGATAGGGACGCTCCGCAACAAGATCGGTCCGCCCGAAGAAAAGCGCTGGTGGCCCGAGAAGCGCAAGAAGTTCTGGTAG
- a CDS encoding NAD-dependent succinate-semialdehyde dehydrogenase, which yields MVAIAEKYQSGRHRILIGDWRDGETGATIEVRNPSNDEVIAEVANGSVADALAAVDAAAAAAPGWAATSPRQRAEILRKCFELMIEEEKQLARLISLENGKAYPDALGEVRYAAEFFRWYAEETPRIMGEMGLAPSGQNHILVSYEPVGIAVLVTPWNFPAAMATRKMAPALAAGCTCVLKPATETPLTALAVAEIMLKAGVPKGAINVIVTSQSGKSVGAMLHDPRVRTVSFTGSTEVGRVLLKEAADQVLTTSMELGGNAPFLVCHDANLDDALDGAMVAKMRNGGEACTAANRFYVARNLYGDFTEGLAKRMAALRIGDGVDEDTQLGPMVNAAAVIKIDELVRDAVARGARVVTGGRRLNRPGHFYAPTVLADVPEDAEILKNEIFGPVAPIVPFDDEARAVKLANDTEFGLISYVYTEDLKRGLRLSGQMQSGMVALNRGLASDPAAPFGGSKASGLGREGSTEGIKEYLETKYIAVSL from the coding sequence ATGGTCGCGATTGCCGAAAAATATCAGTCAGGACGCCATCGGATCTTGATCGGGGATTGGCGCGACGGCGAAACCGGAGCCACGATCGAGGTCCGAAACCCCTCGAACGATGAAGTGATCGCTGAAGTGGCAAACGGCAGCGTGGCCGATGCGCTGGCCGCAGTGGATGCCGCCGCTGCCGCCGCGCCGGGATGGGCCGCCACCTCGCCGCGACAGCGGGCCGAGATCCTGCGCAAATGCTTCGAACTGATGATCGAAGAGGAAAAGCAGCTGGCCCGGCTGATCTCGCTGGAAAACGGCAAAGCGTATCCGGACGCGTTGGGCGAGGTGCGTTATGCGGCCGAGTTCTTCCGTTGGTATGCCGAGGAAACACCCCGGATCATGGGCGAGATGGGCCTGGCGCCCTCAGGGCAGAACCACATTCTCGTGTCCTACGAGCCTGTCGGCATCGCGGTGCTGGTGACGCCGTGGAATTTCCCCGCAGCCATGGCGACGCGCAAGATGGCGCCGGCGCTCGCCGCCGGCTGCACCTGTGTGCTCAAACCTGCAACGGAAACTCCGCTCACCGCACTGGCCGTCGCTGAAATCATGCTCAAGGCGGGTGTTCCAAAAGGCGCGATCAATGTGATCGTAACCTCCCAATCGGGCAAGTCGGTCGGCGCCATGTTGCACGACCCGCGCGTGCGGACGGTGTCGTTCACCGGCTCGACCGAAGTCGGGCGTGTTCTCCTGAAAGAGGCCGCCGACCAGGTGCTCACCACATCGATGGAGCTTGGGGGCAACGCGCCGTTTCTGGTGTGCCATGACGCCAATCTCGATGACGCGCTCGATGGCGCGATGGTAGCGAAGATGCGTAACGGCGGAGAAGCGTGCACCGCTGCGAACAGATTCTACGTCGCGCGCAATCTCTACGGAGACTTCACTGAAGGGCTGGCCAAACGCATGGCGGCGCTCAGGATCGGCGACGGCGTGGACGAGGATACCCAGCTCGGCCCCATGGTGAACGCCGCAGCCGTGATCAAGATCGACGAGCTTGTGCGGGATGCTGTCGCGCGCGGCGCGCGCGTCGTCACCGGCGGGCGCCGGCTCAATCGGCCGGGGCATTTCTATGCACCCACCGTGCTTGCCGATGTGCCGGAGGATGCCGAAATCCTCAAGAACGAGATCTTCGGCCCGGTAGCGCCTATCGTTCCCTTCGACGATGAGGCGCGCGCTGTGAAGCTGGCCAACGACACCGAGTTCGGGCTGATTTCCTATGTCTACACTGAGGATCTGAAGCGCGGTTTGCGCCTGTCGGGGCAAATGCAGAGCGGCATGGTCGCGCTGAACAGGGGGCTGGCGTCCGATCCGGCGGCGCCCTTCGGTGGCAGCAAGGCAAGCGGTCTGGGTCGCGAAGGCTCCACCGAAGGCATCAAGGAGTATCTTGAAACCAAGTACATCGCGGTCTCGCTGTAG
- a CDS encoding PaaI family thioesterase, with product MNLDQLLLRQYQSGEKLPVSIKTSPLAEALGTRIEKIDAIAPRIELSFAVGEHFVQAEDVVHGGAVATMLDSAMAYAALLGIPDGLSVATINMNISCIRSARPGHYRAVAEIERCGKSVVFARAQLLDREDKLVATGVSSLAIVAPRRNRAHDSSDGAEGRAAV from the coding sequence ATGAACCTCGACCAACTGCTTCTGCGTCAGTATCAGTCTGGAGAGAAACTCCCGGTTTCGATCAAAACGAGTCCTCTTGCCGAAGCGCTGGGGACCAGGATCGAAAAAATCGACGCAATTGCACCGCGCATCGAGCTGTCATTTGCGGTTGGTGAGCACTTTGTGCAGGCCGAGGACGTCGTCCACGGAGGCGCGGTCGCAACGATGCTCGATTCCGCCATGGCTTATGCGGCGTTACTGGGGATTCCCGACGGGCTTTCCGTCGCGACGATAAACATGAACATCTCCTGCATCAGGTCCGCAAGGCCCGGTCACTACAGAGCGGTTGCCGAGATCGAGCGCTGCGGAAAGAGTGTTGTGTTCGCGCGCGCGCAGCTTCTGGATCGCGAGGACAAGCTCGTGGCCACTGGGGTTTCCTCGCTTGCGATCGTCGCGCCTCGCCGTAACCGGGCTCACGATTCTTCCGACGGCGCGGAAGGTCGCGCGGCGGTGTAA
- a CDS encoding ornithine cyclodeaminase family protein: MTASNAAVSFVSASAVSEILDWKQVIESLSRAYSVPHGPMVSPLRTVARNGRMWLRSLTAIPPGARFMGGKLFGMGPKPAINYLIPLFEQETGELRALVDGAFITSFRTASTSAAALDVLAPEEELVVGVIGSGQEAVAHARAIHAIRKIRELRIFSPTPASRARFAKTFEADTGVKCVATETPEDAVRPATVVVAAARSRDESPILYGDWLDNCRTVVSVGSTVPEQREIDTTVVERCDLIVCDVLDEVMHETGDMIAAKKAGIGFEHKCVSLNDLLCGKIEDKVRNARMPMFKSVGAGIQDIVCAELAYELASKARRLVPLPIEFYRKTI, encoded by the coding sequence GTGACTGCATCAAATGCGGCGGTTAGTTTCGTATCGGCATCAGCGGTATCGGAAATCCTGGATTGGAAGCAGGTGATCGAAAGCCTGTCCCGGGCCTACTCCGTTCCGCACGGGCCGATGGTCAGTCCGCTTCGCACGGTGGCGCGCAACGGTCGGATGTGGCTGAGAAGTCTGACGGCGATCCCGCCCGGCGCCCGCTTCATGGGGGGCAAACTGTTCGGCATGGGGCCGAAGCCGGCGATCAATTATCTAATTCCGTTGTTCGAGCAGGAAACCGGCGAACTTCGCGCGCTTGTTGATGGGGCGTTCATAACCAGCTTCCGTACCGCTTCCACTTCGGCGGCCGCACTCGATGTGCTCGCGCCGGAGGAAGAATTGGTTGTTGGCGTGATTGGCAGCGGCCAGGAAGCGGTGGCTCATGCCCGCGCGATCCATGCTATCCGCAAAATCCGCGAGCTACGCATCTTCAGCCCGACGCCAGCAAGCAGGGCGCGCTTTGCAAAGACATTCGAGGCGGATACCGGCGTCAAATGCGTGGCGACGGAGACGCCCGAGGATGCGGTGAGGCCGGCGACTGTGGTTGTGGCGGCAGCGCGGTCGCGCGACGAGTCGCCGATTCTCTACGGTGACTGGCTGGACAACTGTCGCACCGTGGTTTCGGTCGGGTCCACTGTTCCGGAACAGCGCGAGATCGATACCACCGTGGTCGAGCGTTGCGACCTGATCGTATGCGACGTCCTCGACGAGGTCATGCATGAAACCGGTGACATGATCGCAGCAAAAAAAGCCGGCATCGGCTTCGAACACAAATGCGTATCGCTCAACGATCTGTTGTGCGGAAAGATCGAGGACAAGGTGCGGAATGCGCGCATGCCGATGTTCAAGAGCGTCGGCGCTGGCATTCAGGACATCGTCTGCGCCGAGCTTGCCTATGAGCTTGCGAGCAAAGCGCGCCGACTCGTGCCGCTGCCGATCGAATTCTACAGGAAGACGATCTAG
- a CDS encoding FadR/GntR family transcriptional regulator — MNQISATRQSAIQILRNYLKERGFGPNEQLPPERQLAEDLNLTRSRLRTSLAKLEDEGVIWRHVGQGTFMSAPPESLQVSSFGDPGPVLETNPSEILEARLSLEPQIAFLAAQRATGSDVERMEEILEESKNKESWEEWRALDQAFHLAIGQASKNQLLLKLLVMIQESQTQRNWGRLSDLPAAKARRAHITHEHDAIFRAIQSREAREAAVHMRRHLEEVRKALLGPFAPI; from the coding sequence ATGAATCAGATTTCCGCCACCCGGCAAAGCGCCATCCAGATCCTGCGTAACTATTTGAAGGAACGCGGTTTCGGCCCCAACGAGCAACTGCCCCCCGAGCGTCAGCTCGCCGAAGACCTCAACCTGACCCGAAGCCGCCTCCGGACCTCTCTGGCCAAGCTTGAGGATGAAGGGGTGATCTGGAGGCACGTCGGACAGGGCACGTTCATGAGCGCGCCTCCGGAATCGCTGCAAGTCTCCTCGTTCGGGGATCCGGGTCCTGTCCTGGAAACCAATCCTTCTGAAATTCTGGAGGCCAGGCTTTCGCTTGAGCCGCAGATCGCGTTCCTCGCGGCGCAGCGCGCGACGGGAAGTGACGTCGAAAGAATGGAAGAAATACTGGAAGAATCGAAGAATAAAGAGTCCTGGGAGGAATGGCGCGCGCTCGACCAGGCGTTTCATCTCGCCATTGGACAGGCTTCAAAGAACCAACTGCTGCTGAAACTTCTGGTCATGATTCAGGAAAGCCAGACCCAGAGGAACTGGGGGCGGCTGTCAGATTTGCCCGCCGCCAAGGCTCGGCGCGCCCATATCACGCACGAGCACGATGCGATCTTTCGCGCCATACAGTCGCGCGAGGCGCGCGAAGCTGCAGTTCACATGCGCCGTCATCTCGAGGAAGTGCGGAAGGCTTTGCTCGGTCCTTTCGCGCCGATTTAG
- a CDS encoding Rieske (2Fe-2S) protein, whose product MSADKRRPLTDVVCRLSDLEDGKAYGFDPFKRGRDTVFVVRRGNKVYAYVDICPHYGSTPLPWKKNAYLTGDAQHILCSAHGAIFDIETGVCVLGPCLGQSLSPVEIAISYEGDIRFFLGADDKLIGEPVVTN is encoded by the coding sequence TTGAGCGCAGACAAAAGAAGGCCGCTGACCGATGTGGTGTGTCGTCTCTCGGATCTGGAAGACGGCAAAGCTTACGGCTTTGACCCGTTCAAGAGGGGGCGGGACACCGTTTTCGTCGTGCGCAGGGGAAACAAAGTCTACGCCTATGTGGACATATGCCCTCACTACGGTAGCACGCCGCTTCCCTGGAAGAAGAATGCGTACCTTACCGGCGATGCGCAGCACATCCTCTGCAGCGCGCACGGGGCGATATTCGATATAGAAACCGGCGTTTGCGTCCTGGGGCCATGTCTTGGCCAATCGCTGAGCCCGGTGGAGATCGCGATCTCGTACGAGGGGGACATACGATTCTTCCTCGGGGCGGACGACAAGTTGATCGGCGAACCTGTCGTGACCAACTGA